A region from the Aegilops tauschii subsp. strangulata cultivar AL8/78 chromosome 5, Aet v6.0, whole genome shotgun sequence genome encodes:
- the LOC141022749 gene encoding uncharacterized protein, with protein sequence MDSSGRPPSSALAQRLCGLPMPLIECDDCTRKVLRLTLSTPKHPGWVFFKCENDRDEGCSFWFWEGQYIDLLIERNLIDVSALLGTIEGNDAAACATRGEATSTSSEPKMKKEECKIKNPQINNECMEKILVQLVGAVMEIGNLLKCILVVLVFFGLAILAKIW encoded by the exons ATGGACTCGTCCGGCCGTCCACCGAGCTCGGCGCTCGCGCAACGTCTTTGTGGCTTGCCGATGCCGCTCATAGAGTGCGACGACTGCACGCGGAAAGTGCTGCGGCTCACTTTGAGCACGCCGAAGCACCCCGGATGGGTGTTCTTCAAATGCGAAAACGACAGG GACGAAGGATGCTCATTTTGGTTTTGGGAAGGGCAATACATTGATTTGTTGATAGAAAGAAATTTAATAGATGTTAGTGCACTCCTTGGTACAATCGAAGGCAATGATGCGGCTGCATGTGCAACTAGAGGGGAAGCAACATCTACTTCTTCCGAACCAAAGATGAAGAAAGAAGAATGCAAAATCAAGAATCCACAGATCAACAACGAATGCATGGAGAAGATATTAGTCCAACTagtgggagcagttatggaaATTGGAAATCTTCTAAAATGCATTCTTGtagttcttgttttctttggtcttgctattCTAGCAAAGATTTGGTGA
- the LOC109746036 gene encoding uncharacterized protein produces MESQERPPKAKEAHADDGITIAELPSPRPGEGPKKERLLDFLRAAPSKGAVLARVASVRTRAAYSNFLRSPPVARAVDWRRVRDRGVAWARHPMNAALLVWFAFVAAGVVFVLLLMVGALDSDVPDASRRRRWTEVANQMLNALFTIMCVYQHPRLCHHLALLLRWRAPADVAELRAVYCKNCAGGVRRERLHVAVVVLLLHATCFAQYAYCALFWLFRNDRRPGLAVNLLMALGSGTPVVAGLYMVYGPLGQKIALPDSVDEEAATVKESAVARYDRTGSGRVVVSKPEWAGGLFDLADDPTVAALSLSCTFCVFGWNMERLGLGNMYVHAFTFALLCAAPLLVFAVAALSIRDATLGYLVGAAGALLSVLGLTYGGFWRTRMRKRFGLPADDRFCAPVCGGRRTTVAAADYAKWLLCAPCALAQEVRTGNFYDVEGDGLYVKGEGGVEEERRPAMAPLEREGSLAALMEAEKTGERLHAPPVPMRVETRDKGSTSICTSV; encoded by the coding sequence ATGGAGTCGCAGGAGAGGCCACCCAAGGCCAAGGAAGCCCATGCCGACGACGGCATCACTATCGCTGAGCTGCCGAGCCCCCGCCCCGGCGAGGGTCCGAAGAAGGAGAGGCTGCTCGACTTCCTCAGGGCCGCGCCCTCCAAGGGCGCCGTCCTCGCTCGCGTCGCCAGCGTCCGCACGCGCGCCGCGTACAGCAACTTCCTCCGCTCGCCGCCGGTCGCGCGCGCCGTCGACTGGCGCCGGGTGCGGGACAGGGGGGTGGCGTGGGCTAGGCATCCCATGAACGCCGCGCTCCTCGTGTGGTTCGCCTTCGTTGCTGCGGGGGTGGTCTTCGTGCTCCTTCTCATGGTGGGGGCGCTCGACTCCGACGTGCCAGACGCGTCGCGCCGGCGGCGGTGGACGGAGGTGGCCAACCAGATGCTCAACGCGCTCTTCACCATCATGTGCGTCTACCAGCACCCGCGACTCTGCCACCATCTCGCGCTCCTCCTCCGGTGGCGCGCCCCCGCCGACGTCGCTGAGCTCCGGGCCGTGTACTGCAAGAACTGTGCCGGTGGCGTCAGGCGCGAGCGCCTCCACGTGGCGGTCGTCGTGCTCCTCCTGCATGCCACCTGCTTCGCGCAGTACGCCTACTGCGCGCTCTTCTGGCTCTTCCGCAACGACAGGCGCCCCGGCTTGGCCGTTAACCTCTTGATGGCGCTCGGCTCCGGCACCCCCGTCGTCGCCGGCCTGTACATGGTCTACGGCCCGCTGGGACAGAAGATCGCGCTTCCGGACTCCGTCGACGAGGAGGCCGCGACGGTGAAGGAGAGCGCCGTGGCCCGATATGATCGCACGGGCAGCGGCAGAGTGGTGGTCAGCAAGCCGGAGTGGGCCGGCGGGCTGTTCGACCTCGCCGACGATCCCACGGTGGCGGCCCTGTCGCTGTCGTGCACCTTCTGCGTGTTCGGGTGGAACATGGAGCGCCTGGGCCTGGGCAACATGTACGTGCACGCCTTCACCTTCGCGCTCCTCTGCGCCGCGCCGCTGCTGGTCTTCGCTGTCGCCGCGCTCAGCATCCGTGACGCCACGCTCGGGTACCTCGTCGGCGCCGCGGGCGCGCTGCTCTCCGTGCTTGGCCTCACGTACGGGGGGTTCTGGCGAACGCGGATGAGGAAGAGGTTCGGGCTGCCGGCTGACGACCGGTTCTGCGCTCCCGTGTGCGGCGGACGGCGTAccacggtggcggcggcggactaCGCCAAGTGGCTCTTGTGCGCGCCGTGCGCGCTCGCGCAGGAGGTGAGGACGGGCAACTTCTACGACGTGGAGGGCGACGGTTTATACGTGAAGGGAGAAGGTGGCGTGGAAGAAGAAAGGAGGCCGGCAATGGCGCCCCTTGAGAGGGAAGGGAGCCTCGCGGCATTGATGGAGGCCGAGAAGACCGGCGAGCGTCTCCATGCACCACCGGTGCCCATGAGGGTAGAGACTAGAGACAAAGGAAGTACGTCTATCTGCACGTCTGTCTGA
- the LOC109746038 gene encoding uncharacterized protein — translation MLLPRDSNGDAAAARAPLLASYRVPLPPADPLLDEPRRSEWLSFWRGGPTSEVDWGSVRATCKEWIKHPMNIALLLWLLCVGASGGMLVLLLLGLLDRAFPAPAARAHWVEVNNQVLNALFTLMSLYQHPALFHHVFLLCRWRLPGDAAELRAAYCGKQGGGPPRRGERAHMAVVVALLHLTVVCQYALCWLYWGFTERSRPELAEDGFFALGVGAPVAAVVYTVRSPLGKDPCGDLAACPDAASLGQRCPARAAHAVAVVEPEWAGGMFEFDCGGDAAAGCCLSLSCAFCVFGWNAERLGFGNACVHATTFALLCFAPLWVLGVTALRVHDVAVGDVVGGAGVLLCAGGLLYGGYWRIQMRRKFRLPGSTVCCGSKSATDYARWLFCWPCALAQEVRTASRYHIEGESFFHRKAAAAATNDEPLLIGPHRIAIAASDHEGSSKSDGHLLVVVHDEMVPPPVVQVVVAGDDDTCGQCNADRVEKKIEAIDVVEEDGSSLLASNGEMVDHRLSGGRWRVEKVKRMINVVTMVSLLVLLYARGFIF, via the coding sequence ATGCTTCTTCCTCGTGACAGCAATggcgacgccgccgccgcgcgcgcccCGTTACTCGCCAGCTACCGCGTCCCGCTCCCGCCGGCCGACCCCCTCCTAGACGAGCCTCGCCGGTCAGAATGGCTCAGTTTCTGGCGCGGCGGCCCGACGTCGGAGGTGGATTGGGGCTCCGTGCGCGCGACGTGCAAGGAGTGGATCAAGCACCCCATGAACAtcgcgctgctgctctggctcCTCTGCGTGGGCGCCTCCGGCGGGATGCTCGTGCTCCTCCTCCTCGGGCTCCTCGACCGGGCGTTCCcggcgccggcggcgagggcCCACTGGGTCGAGGTCAACAACCAGGTGCTCAACGCGCTCTTCACGCTCATGAGCCTCTACCAGCACCCGGCCCTTTTCCACCACGTCTTCCTGCTCTGCCGCTGGCGCCTGCCCGGCGACGCCGCCGAGCTCCGCGCCGCGTACTGCGGCAAGCAGGGCGGCggcccgccgcgccgcggcgagCGCGCGCACATGGCCGTCGTCGTCGCGCTGCTCCACCTCACCGTCGTCTGCCAGTACGCGCTGTGCTGGCTCTACTGGGGCTTCACCGAGAGGTCCCGCCCCGAGCTCGCGGAGGACGGCTTCTTCGCGCTCGGCGTCGGTGCGCCGGTCGCCGCCGTCGTGTACACCGTGCGCAGCCCGCTGGGAAAAGACCCGTGTGGTGACCTCGCCGCGTGCCCCGACGCCGCCTCGCTAGGACAACGATGCCCCGCCAGGGCGGCGCACGCCGTGGCGGTGGTCGAGCCGGAGTGGGCAGGCGGCATGTTCGAGTTCGACTGCGGCGGGGACGCGGCGGCGGGGTGCTGCCTCTCCCTCTCCTGCGCCTTCTGCGTCTTCGGGTGGAACGCGGAGAGGCTCGGCTTCGGCAACGCGTGCGTGCACGCCACCACGTTCGCGCTCCTatgcttcgcgccgctgtgggtGCTGGGCGTCACGGCGCTCCGCGTCCACGACGTGGCCGTCGGCGACGTGGTCGGCGGCGCTGGCGTGCTGCTCTGCGCGGGCGGCCTCCTCTACGGCGGGTACTGGAGGATCCAGATGAGGAGGAAGTTCCGGCTCCCGGGGAGCACCGTGTGCTGCGGCTCCAAGTCGGCCACAGACTACGCACGGTGGCTGTTCTGCTGGCCGTGCGCGCTGGCGCAGGAGGTGCGCACGGCGAGCCGCTACCACATCGAAGGCGAAAGCTTCTTCCACAggaaggccgccgccgccgccacgaaCGACGAGCCATTGCTCATCGGGCCGCACAGGATCGCGATTGCGGCGTCGGATCACGAGGGATCATCAAAATCAGACGGGCACTTGCTGGTGGTTGTTCATGACGAGATGGTTCCACCGCCTGTGGTTCAGGTCGTGGTGGCGGGGGACGACGACACATGCGGGCAATGCAATGCCGATCGTGTTGAGAAGAAGATCGAGGCGATCGACGTGGTAGAGGAGGatggatcgtctttgttggcgtcGAATGGAGAAATGGTGGACCACAGATTGTCTGGTGGAAGGTGGAGGGTGGAGAAGGTGAAGAGGATGATCAATGTGGTCACCATGGTGTCCTTGCTTGTCCTTCTGTACGCAAGGGGATTTATTTTTTAG
- the LOC109746039 gene encoding UDP-glucosyltransferase UGT13248: METTVPAATATTSSSSGHGAGGGAARVLLLPYPGAQGHTNPMLQLGRRLAYHGLRPTLVATRYVLSTTPPPGAPFGVAAISDGCDAGGMASCPDMAEYVSRLAAVGSETLRELLLSEARAGRPVRVLVYDAHLAWARRVAQASGVAAAAFFSQPCAVDVVYGELWAGRLALPATDGRALLARGALGVELGPEDMPPFAAVPESQPTFLKVSVGQFEGLEDADDVLVNSFRDLEPKEVEYMELTWRAKMVGPTLPSFYLDDDRLPSNKSYGFDFFNGDALCMDWLEKQSNSSVVLVSYGTVSDYDATQLEELGNGLCNSGKPFLWVVRSNEEHKLSKELKEKCEEIGLIVSWCPQLEVLAHRAIGCFVTHCGWNSTLEALANGVPLVGIPHWADQPTIAKYVESAWSMGVRVRKDNNGYLKLEEVERCIREVMDIEKKDEYKRNAVKWMQKAKEAMQEGGSSDKNIAEFATKYSSI; the protein is encoded by the exons ATGGAGACCACGGTCCCCGCGGCCACAGCCACCACCAGCTCGAGCTCCGGCCACGGAGCCGGCGGCGGTGCTGCGAGAGTCCTGCTCCTCCCGTACCCGGGGGCGCAGGGCCACACCAACCCGATGctccagctcggccgccgcctgGCGTACCACGGCCTCCGCCCCACACTCGTCGCCACCCGCTACGTGCTCTCCACCACCCCGCCCCCCGGCGCGCCCTTCGGCGTGGCCGCCATCTCCGACGGCTGCGACGCCGGCGGCATGGCCTCGTGCCCGGACATGGCGGAGTACGTCTCGCGGCTGGCGGCCGTGGGCTCCGAGACGCTGCGGGAGCTCCTCCTGTCGGAGGCGCGCGCGGGGCGGCCCGTGCGCGTGCTGGTGTACGACGCTCACCTGGCGTGGGCGCGGCGGGTGGCGCAGGCGTCCGGCGTCGCGGCCGCGGCCTTCTTCTCCCAGCCGTGCGCGGTGGACGTCGTCTACGGGGAGCTGTGGGCGGGGCGGCTGGCGCTGCCGGCGACGGACGGGCGCGCGCTGCTCGCGAGAGGAGCGCTAGGCGTGGAGCTGGGGCCGGAGGACATGCCGCCGTTCGCGGCGGTGCCGGAGTCGCAGCCAACGTTCCTCAAGGTGTCAGTTGGGCAGTTCGAGGGGCTGGAGGACGCCGACGACGTGCTCGTCAACTCATTCCGCGACCTCGAGCCAAAG GAGGTAGAGTACATGGAGTTAACATGGAGAGCGAAGATGGTTGGCCCAACCTTGCCATCATTCTACCTCGACGATGATCGCCTACCATCCAATAAATCATACGGTTTCGACTTTTTCAACGGTGATGCACTGTGCATGGATTGGCTAGAGAAGCAAAGCAATTCATCCGTTGTGCTGGTGTCCTATGGGACTGTCTCTGATTATGATGCAACCCAACTAGAGGAGCTTGGCAATGGACTGTGCAATTCCGGAAAACCTTTTCTTTGGGTTGTAAGGTCCAACGAGGAACACAAGTTATCCAAAGAACTCAAGGAAAAATGTGAGGAGATTGGATTAATTGTCTCATGGTGCCCCCAGCTTGAGGTTCTTGCACATAGGGCTATTG GTTGCTTTGTTACCCATTGTGGATGGAACTCGACATTAGAGGCACTTGCTAATGGTGTACCTCTAGTGGGTATTCCGCATTGGGCTGACCAACCCACCATTGCAAAGTATGTGGAGAGTGCATGGAGCATGGGTGTGCGTGTACGGAAGGACAATAATGGATATCTAAAGCTAGAGGAGGTCGAGAGGTGCATTAGAGAGGTGATGGATATAGAGAAAAAGGATGAGTACAAAAGAAATGCTGTGAAGTGGATGCAAAAGGCCAAGGAGGCAATGCAGGAAGGAGGAAGTTCAGACAAGAATATCGCTGAATTTGCTACCAAGTATTCATCAATATAA